The following are encoded in a window of Anaerobranca californiensis DSM 14826 genomic DNA:
- a CDS encoding aspartate kinase, producing the protein MAVIVQKYGGSSVETIEKMKNVAKRIIKAKEKGNDVVVVVSAMGKTTNELLRIASEAAKRPSKREIDMLISTGEQVSISLLSMILNDLGYPAISLTGFQAGIKTKGVHTKNKICDIEIEKITKHLGEGKIVVVAGFQGLNDNGDITTLGRGGSDTTAVALAAKLGCQCEIYTDVDGIYSVDPRVYKKAKKLSYISYEEMIEMSHLGAKVMEPRSVEIGQCYQVPIYVASSLKDCPGTYIKEVDKEMEERGITGLSISENVLMITLNNVPYTPTNVAEVFALLAKEEIVVDMISQTSPNEGVVNISFTTSKDDLLAVEEVILKLKEKFPTLDYQLDTTIIKLSVVGSGMRTQWGIAAKLFELFAQKGIEFKQVTTSEISISYTINKEYKDVAVQVIAEHFNL; encoded by the coding sequence TTGGCTGTTATAGTTCAAAAATATGGTGGATCATCTGTTGAAACAATAGAAAAGATGAAGAATGTAGCTAAAAGAATAATTAAAGCTAAGGAAAAGGGAAATGATGTAGTAGTTGTCGTTTCTGCTATGGGTAAAACAACTAATGAATTATTAAGAATAGCAAGTGAAGCTGCTAAGAGGCCTTCAAAAAGAGAAATTGATATGTTAATTTCAACGGGAGAACAAGTTTCTATTTCTTTATTATCTATGATTCTCAATGACTTAGGGTACCCTGCAATATCTTTAACTGGTTTCCAGGCTGGGATTAAAACTAAAGGGGTACACACTAAAAATAAAATTTGCGATATTGAAATAGAAAAAATAACTAAACACTTAGGAGAAGGGAAAATAGTAGTGGTAGCAGGTTTTCAAGGGCTAAACGATAACGGAGACATTACCACTTTAGGAAGAGGAGGTAGTGATACCACCGCCGTTGCATTAGCTGCAAAATTAGGTTGTCAATGTGAAATATATACAGATGTTGATGGAATTTATAGTGTTGATCCTAGAGTTTATAAAAAAGCTAAAAAATTAAGTTATATTAGTTATGAAGAAATGATAGAAATGTCCCATTTAGGTGCTAAAGTTATGGAACCTAGATCAGTTGAAATTGGGCAATGTTATCAAGTGCCAATTTACGTGGCTTCAAGCTTAAAAGATTGTCCAGGAACATATATTAAGGAGGTCGATAAAGAAATGGAAGAAAGAGGAATTACAGGTTTATCAATTAGTGAAAATGTTTTAATGATAACATTAAATAATGTTCCATATACTCCTACTAATGTGGCAGAAGTATTTGCCCTATTAGCTAAAGAAGAAATTGTAGTAGATATGATAAGCCAAACTTCTCCTAATGAAGGAGTTGTCAATATTTCCTTTACCACATCTAAAGATGACTTATTAGCGGTAGAAGAAGTGATTTTAAAATTAAAAGAAAAGTTTCCCACTTTAGATTATCAATTAGATACTACTATTATAAAGCTTTCAGTTGTTGGTTCAGGTATGCGTACTCAATGGGGAATTGCTGCAAAATTGTTTGAATTATTTGCTCAAAAGGGAATAGAATTTAAACAGGTAACTACTTCAGAAATAAGCATATCTTATACTATAAATAAGGAATACAAGGATGTGGCTGTACAGGTAATTGCAGAACATTTTAATCTGTAG
- the dapD gene encoding 2,3,4,5-tetrahydropyridine-2,6-dicarboxylate N-acetyltransferase, whose product MENLNDAYAIARFIKEAKKTTPVKVYLKGNFQDVDFSSFKVFGEGNTRILFGDYNEIAPFLDSIKDKIEDMVIENDRRNSAIPLLDLKEIPARIEPGAIIRDKVKIGKNAVIMMGAVINIGAEIGEGTMIDMNAVIGARGTIGKNVHVGAGAVIAGVLEPPSKTPVIIEDDVMIGANAVILEGVRVGKGAVVAAGAIVTKDVPPYKVVAGSPAKVIKDKDEKTEEKTQILEDLRK is encoded by the coding sequence ATGGAAAATTTAAATGATGCCTATGCTATTGCCCGTTTTATTAAAGAAGCGAAAAAAACTACCCCTGTAAAGGTTTATCTTAAAGGTAATTTCCAAGATGTAGATTTTAGTTCCTTTAAAGTCTTTGGTGAAGGTAATACTAGGATACTATTTGGAGACTATAATGAAATTGCACCATTTTTAGATAGTATAAAAGATAAAATAGAAGATATGGTGATTGAAAATGATCGGAGAAATTCAGCTATTCCCCTTTTGGATTTAAAAGAGATTCCTGCCCGTATTGAACCAGGTGCTATTATTAGGGATAAAGTAAAAATTGGCAAAAATGCTGTTATTATGATGGGTGCCGTTATTAATATTGGAGCAGAGATTGGGGAAGGAACAATGATTGATATGAATGCAGTAATTGGAGCCAGGGGAACAATTGGCAAGAATGTTCATGTTGGTGCCGGTGCTGTTATCGCTGGAGTGTTAGAACCACCAAGTAAAACTCCTGTTATTATAGAAGATGATGTAATGATAGGAGCCAATGCAGTGATTTTAGAAGGGGTTAGGGTTGGTAAAGGAGCAGTGGTAGCTGCAGGAGCTATAGTTACAAAGGATGTACCACCTTATAAAGTAGTTGCTGGCTCACCTGCAAAAGTTATTAAAGATAAAGATGAAAAAACCGAAGAAAAAACCCAAATTTTAGAAGATTTAAGGAAATAG